The DNA region AATGTTTTGGAACAACCTTTGCATGCCTTCAGAATTTGTaagtttctgctttctgttgtcCATGTTGTGATAAACGGTAGGTCTGAAAGCTATAGCAGGTAGTTTCTAATGTACTTTTAAACTCTCTCCCACTCCCCCTCTAATTTTGTGTTCTGCGTTGAATATCTCAATTTTTTGTTACTGATGagtatatgtatttttccttttagaattTGTTGTTATCCATAATGGTATCATCACAAATTATAAGGACCTAAGAAAATTTCTGGTGAGTCCGTGGCAACATGATTCTAAAACAAGAAAGTAAACGCTTGACCAGCTACTATCCGGTCTTTCATGACTTTGGAATCTGAATTCAAGTTTCTTGAGATCATCTGTAAAATAGTAGTGTGAAGGAGCCTGCCTAATGGGGAGCTGGTGAAGTACAGAAGTTCTTGTAATCCTAAATGCAAAGTACTTAGGAGTAGAGTAGCAATTTGTGCTCAAATTCTTGGAGAGGGTGTGTAGAGTGGGCTCCCTCCTGTCTCTTGTTGCTTGACAGCTGCAAAGCAAGTCTTACTACATGTCTTATTACAGTATTTCCAAAAGTGTAGCTATGACAGGGTAAGTCATTATGTTTTTTCTATAGTGATGTGTTTCTGCTAGTCCGGTGTAGTGCTTCAAGCAGTCTGTCTTACTGTGCAGTTTCTGGTGGGAGGCAGCTGAGAGGCCCTTCGGTGTTTCTTGCCTGAGgatgaaaacactttttctatATGGTATTTCAGGAGAGCAAAGGCTATGAATTTGAATCTGAAACGGATACAGAAACAATCCCCAAATTGATCAAGTACATGTATGACAACAGAGAGAGTGAGGACACCAGTTTTTCAGCCTTGGTAGAAAGAGTTATTCAACAGTTGGTAAGTGGGaagttccttttttcctgtactaCAGCATAAACTATTTTTGGGGTTCCTTAGTATTCTGCATTTATGCATTTAGATTCTCTGCAGTCCTTAGATGTTGCTGCAAATAATGGATTTTGGCCTCTAAACAATGCTTAATAGACCAAATAATGAGATTAGAATTTTGGAAACTTCAAAGGCTTTTCAACGGTAAATCTTTAAATTGCATTAGCAGcgttttttgtttggtggggtttgttgtttttggttttgttttggtttgtgttttttttttttaaagcggTTATCACAGTTTTTAATGAGGcagcttaattaaaaaaatcagtaggaGCCTCTGGGGGTTTGAATCTCTCATAAAGGGCAGTGTGTTCTTAAAGGCTATTCTGATCGTGTTAAAACACTGCTGTGATTCAAGTTTGTCTAATGCCTTGGCTCCCATGTTTGGAAATAGATCTAACAAGCTGTACTGATTTCATGGCATAGCCAGTTTCCAAACTGTGAAGTGGGAATCTACTGTTACTTAGTTTGTGAATGCTAAAAAACACTGATAGATGTGTGGCAAACTTGGAgaaagcttgctttcttttcctcccccagtCTCCAGGCAGAtgttttccctccccttccagCAGTTTCTTACACTCTTTTCACCTCCCCTTTCTCCTCTCtaaagcagctctgtgggatTCCCTTAGGGCAGCCCTGAAATGCATATACACCAAGTAAAGAGCCGTATGAGTCAAGAGGGAATAGTGGTGCAGCCACTTCGTTGAGGGGAAGGGTGGCTTCACCTGGCTGCAGAACAAGAGCAGAGGTGCTGACTGGCGTCCCTGCAAGAAGAGTGAATGTGACCATCTCTCTTCTGTTTGCAAGGAGGGGGCTTTTACTCCTGTTTATAGAATATTCCTCAAGTTTGCAAGCTGTGTTAATAGTATAATTGATTGTGTTCTTGATTTTGTTCAAATAGCTTCTTAGCTGAGAATGTtgtattttgtgctgctgaatgTATAGTTCACGTAAAAGTACCATCCCCCAAAACACTCGCGTAACTGTGCTACCTTGAACCTGTATAGTCTGTTCTTGTGTTGTGGATTTTGGGTATTTTTGgtggagttttttttttttttttttttaaataccctAGTGAGAATTTGCTGCTTAAACTAGAAGTAGGAACTCCAGAATTTTAGctgaaaatgcataaaatgcAGCTATGTGCACAGTCTTATTAAAAGTCTTAATAAAATTACATGTCTAATAGTCTTCAAGTTGATTGTGAGTAACATCTTGTAGATTTTCTTAACCCTTGTGTTAGAAggtattgcttttatttataaagagaGGCTAAGTGCTCGCTTCCTGATCTGTCAGCTGCTGCACTGTTTGGTGCATGTTCTGCTCCCTGACCAATTCCTTTAAAGGTGCAGTCTGCCCTCCAGGAAGGGATTCCTGATAGTAGAAAAGAGCTTTCCTTCACAGCCTGCTCAGGAAGAGGGGCCCCAGTTTAATGAGATGGAACTAACTGAGATAAGTtgttgaggattttttttcccctcttctgttTGCATGGGTTCCAGGAAGGTGCTTTTGCATTGGTTTTCAAGAGCGTCCATTACCCAGGTGAAGCTGTTGCTACCAGGTTAGTAAAAGtcaattttatatataattcaTGCTTTTGtacgtttaaaaaaaaaaaagctaacatCTCTTAAAAGTACTAGAATGCTGATGTTTAAAGTGCTTAATCAAAACTCAGAAGGTAGATAGCTGCACTAGTGGAATGCTTGTGAAGTGcagcaaagctctgctgagCATCTCTTCAACTGACCATTAAATATAACCTAATTGGAGCTGTACAGACTGGAGGTCACAGAATTTCCAGAGGCTTGTGTTGATTCTCTGTAATCTTTAACTTGATATTGTTTAATAAATTAGCTGTGACTACTCACTTTTTGAGGATGCAAAGACAGTTGCAAAAAGTAATTAGATGACGTTTTCTTGCTCAGTGCAAATGCACTTTCAGTTGCAGATATTTCAGATAATGCACTTGGAAGAACCCACCACTGACAAACTCATCCCCATAGTCTGTCCTTTTATCTGTTACAGTGTGTCAATAGAAGCTCAGTGTATGTTCTATTTCTAAAGCTGTATTAAAAGTGTACTAACATTTCCCCTGTGtcaaaaagggaagggaaagggtaTGGTTCAATTTTACTTCACATTGAATAAAGACTGAGATAAGTATGTTCAGATTGGCTAAAATGCCATCATTCTAAAAGGTTATATAAATTGCGTTCTGTAGCTGTCATagcatttatgatttttttttttttttgcttttatttataacttGGGAAACAACTTTCAGGAAAGGTAAAGAAGTTAAAGTAGCAAGTGAAGTAGCAGTGGGAATAAAGACTGTTTTATACTACAACCAAAACCCCCATTGCTTCTGTGGTCAAAAATGAGACCTTATTAAAATTGTGAAAGAGCCAGCTGTACCCTTACTCTAACTGGAGACATCTTCTGAAATGAACCATTCTATATGTggttcaggtttgggtttttaggAGTGAAGGAATTAAGAGAAGCTAAACTTGTAATCTGAGGTATCGGGGGAGGGTGAATTACTCTTTTACTCGtgagatatatttattttttttaataagctctTCAGTGTGGCACATGACCcatataatgaaaaaatgtgcAGTAGTGATGGCTgacatttctgaatttaaaaagctAAAGGGTGCAACAGTATTTCAGTAGTAGAGAGCGCTGCAGTTATTGCTGGCTGGCTTCAGAGGCAGtaagctttgtttaaaaacagtattCAAATTGGTGCCTGTGGTAAGCTGTTTTGTGATTACCGGAAGGAAAACAACTAGTTCATATATGTTTTTCTCTACCTGGGTGTAGTTCATGGGGAAAGAATCACCAAGGCATATGGTAATTATCCATATAACAATCGGCAAATCTTAGAGAAACAAGCCAAGTTTATGTAACACCTGCCATGAAAGGCTTTAGGTTCAGGGTTGAAGAGGGTCTTCCTATTGAGGAAGCTAGACAGGGTATCATCTTCCAACTTCACAGATGTCCTTTGACTTCTTTGTATGCACCTTTCTCTTTATAAACTTCCATGTCCTCCCTTTACAGGAGGGGGAGTCCGCTGCTCATTGGGGTTAGAAGCAAATACAAGCTCTCCACTGAACAGGTTCCTGTTTTATATAGAACATGTAAGTTGATAAACccaattacattatttttaagaactaaaattatttttactttatgaTTAGAAATTAGGTTAATTGGTTTTTTACTATAAAAGTACCAGCTGATGCCCCAAATAGCTTCTTAGCTGAGAATGTtgtattttgtgctgctgaatgTGTAGTTCATGTAGAAGTACCATCCCCCAAAGCACTCGTGTAACTGTGATACCTTGAACCTGTATAGTCTGTAATCTCTTAACTTGAACAGATCTAGCTTTGCATTTAAGTGTTTGATTTCTTTAACAGGCAACATTGAGAATGTGAAGAACATGTGCAATTCCCGAATGAAAAGACTGGACAGCTCTACCTGCCTTCATGCTGTTGGGGATAAGGCAGTAGAATTCTTCTTTGCTTCAGATGCAAGGTAGTAAGAGTACTTAAACATTTctcaaaatactgcttttgtttaGAACTGAGATAGTTTTGGAAATCTTAAGCTGTCTTGCCGCTGTACAATTGTTTTCTGATAGAATAGCCTTTAATCCAGGTAACAATGAAGCCCCCAGGCTAAGATagctgaaaaatgtgaagaCTTGACATCAGCATTCAGACTCCAAACAAGTGCAGTATCTGCCAATTGCTAATCTCTATGTAAAATACATCCAGTGTAGGAAGGGCAGTTGGGTACAAATAGACACTGTCAGCCAAGTATTTGGGCAGACTATGGGTTAGCCTACGTTTTGGTGTTTTAATCCAGCtgtcagaggaggaaaaagtgatGTGGTTCTAAACTTAGCAGGAACCTGAACACATCTGGTACACATTTATCACAGAAACAAGATCGTGACCTTAGGggtccgggggggggggggggggggggcgggggcaaGATCAGATCAGCGGGAACTTGCTGATGTGAGGTGCTGTGGTTCCCCAGCCTGGTGCTCCCAGTTCCTGTGAgaatgcagaagcagcagcagatggagcCATTTCCTTTAAGATGGCTCTATCTGTAGTTATGTCCAAAAGGAAGATAGAAGTAGGGCTGGAAGTGCTGTGTGGCATATTAATTGCTTTGAGGAGTGGTGCTACCAACTCTGACCGACATGTCAGGTTTTTCTtgcatctgttttttctgtagtgCTATCATCGAGCACACCAACAGAGTAATTTTCTTAGAAGATGATGACATTGCAGCAGTAACTGACGGGAAGCTTTCAATTCACCGTCTCGAGCGATCAGCCAGTGATGATCCTTCCCGGGCCATACAAACGTTGCAGATGGAATTGCAGCAAATCATGAAGGGTGGGTTGAAACATCTGTAAAGGAGTATCACCAAAGATGGATAGTTACTGATTCTTTGTGTagtggaaaaggcagaaaactgctgttttgttataaaaatgaTGCAATACTTAGGCTGTTTGTACTGGGAGCTGACAATTCTAAGCTTTACAGCCAAGGGGAGATGGGTGGTATGGGACCCTACCCATTTTTAGCTTTGGAAAAGTCCTAGATGCTTCTACTCGTCTCAGTAATTAGCGAAAATATAACTAATGTTAACATGTTGTTGTAGTTGTTGGCAGACTTTGTAAACTAAGAATTGAAGTGGAACACAGAagtttccttaaaaaagaatTCAGTTCCGTTGTCAGTGTTGGGAAATGAAACCAACCAACTTGAGTGAACTATCAATCCCTCCTTTCTTCTCGCCTATTCCTAAGCTTTTGTTTAAGCGAACACAAGACAGTCAAATTAGCTTGTTACCACAGGTAGTCTTAAAAGTCATCTCTTGGTAACTGTAAAAGACTTCAAGTAACAAACCTAAGCGTTACCTAAGCATTGCTATGTAATGTTGTCCTAAACAGGTAACTTCAGTGCATTCatgcaaaaggaaatttttgAGCAACCAGAATCAGTTGTCAATACGATGAGAGGCAGAGTGAATTTCGAGAGCAGCACAGGTAACTCGGAACAAGTGCTCAGGCTGCACTAAGCCTGCAAATTTTGAACacattaattagaaaataaaatacactatTGATATATGCTTTTGTTCTATTTGTTTACAGTTCTGCTGGGAGGGCTGAAGGatcatttgaaagaaatcagaagatGCCGGAGACTGATCATTATTGGCTGTGGGACCAGTTACCATGCTGCAGTAGCTGTATGTTCAGCCTTATCTGAAACATATATATAACTCCTAGCTGCTGGGGTTCTAGACAAGAACTCTtaatcttcttttccttctgtatctCAAACTTTGCCTTTCATTGAGGGGTCCCGCtctttttagttttcctttgtGCCACATTCTTTATTAATGCTTAAATGCTGTTACCTACATGCTAGaaattaactcttttttttcaccGTAGTTTTTAAGGGTCTGGTAAGCTGTAATTACCAATTTTTGTAGTAAGAATCCATTTAAATTATCTCTGACTTTTAAGATGTCAAGACTTGAATGGGTGGCaatattaacaaatactgtGCGCTGCTTGAACACAGACTCGACAAGTGTTGGAAGAATTAACTGAATTACCAGTGATGGTGGAACTTGCTAGTGACTTCCTGGATAGAAACACACCTGTTTTCAGAGACGATGTCTGCTTTTTTATAAGTCAGTCAGGTGAGCTGCATTTACTGCTTGTCTTCAGCTGAGTGTAAACTGTAGAAAAACTTCTAAAAGCCCTTGGTTTATTACTTCATGTTTGTGCAAAGGAGGGTGATGGCTAATGGGCCTGATTTGTCTTGTATTAAAGTTTCGTACAGACTTGGTTCAAACATGTAGACAATGAGTGctgaaagattattttcagtTGCATTTTGCACGCACTGTGTAAATGTGGATGCAGTTATTTAGAACACACTTGTGTAAAGTTTTATGCTTTCCAGGAGTCATTACTATCCTTGTGTCAACCTGAAGTCAAGATGTAAATGTTTTGCAGGTGAAACCGCAGATACGCTTATGGCCCTGAGGTATTGTAAAGAACGTCGTGCTCTAACAGTTGGCATCACAAACACGGTTGGGAGCTCAATATCCAGGGAGACTGACTGTGGTGTACATATAAATGCAGGACCTGAGATAGGTGTGGCAAGCACAAAGGTAATTGCTGTTCTGTTTGACTTTCATACTGCAGCCCTGTAGGatctaattaaaattttaattgtagCACTTCAAACTGAGATCATAGTAACTCTCTGCAGGCTTAACTgctaaatgttttgttttgtctgcaGGCTTATACCAGCCAATTTGTGTCTCTTGTAATGTTTGGCCTAATGATGTCTGAAGACAGAATTTCCTTGCAGAAAAGACGACAGGAAATTATTAGTGGACTAAAATCATTGCCAGGTATATTGATATTTTGGGATTGAGGAGGGATAGGGCATGTTGTTTAAAGGGCAATATAAAATACTACCCGAGgatatttctttctcatttaagttttgtcttcctcctcctcctgaaagGTGGACAATATAAGAAAAGTGGTCTATTAATTTCTGCACCAATTGCCAATTTTACAAGCGCCCTTCCAAGAAATTTGGCAGGAAGATCAGAATTTTCATGGCTTGGGTTTTCTAATTGCAATAAGGTAGTTCTGTAtgagaaatatttcttgatCTCCTAAATTGAtgatttgaaattttaaaagtctttcaCTTTAAATCAGGATAGATCAAAGGAAACTAATTCAAGGTGACTTTAAAACGGATGTTCAcaacttcctttaaaaatacaaatgggaTGTATGAGCACTGCTTTAAaccaataattattttaaacttgttACTGTAAATAAAGCTGGAGAAAATATCCTTAAACTGCTGTCAAAGATGCAAAGCCAATGGTTGAattatattaaatgtatttgttccAATAGAGCATTGGCACATCCTACTACAAGCAAACTAGTTTTTCaaatttaagaattttttaatatgtgctTTTTGTATGTTCCAATAGAGATGATTAAAGAAGTCTTGTCCTTGGATGAGAAGATACACGACTTAGCTCTTGAACTGTACAAACAAAGATCACTGCTGGTTATGGGTCGTGGGTATAATTATGCCACTTGTCTGGAAGGAGCTCTGGTAGGAACCTCTCAATATTTTTGGATGTTAttgaaaataagcttttatGGCTTCTGCAACATAGTTTTAGTATTTCATTACAATTTAATTCTGCTGCAGTAAAACTGCTATCTACAACTAAAAGCACTTAGTCCTGTTGGACTGAACACATACACAAGGTGAACCTGAATATGGTTTCAGgttcttgtttctttcacatAATAAATGCAGTGTTTCATGAGCCTGTTTGAAGAAACCAAACTTAAAATGCTGACCCATTTGAAAACAACATCAGAAGAACTCAATGTGCTGATGTTCAGATGAGATGCTCATAAATGAGAAACTCATAAATTATGTTATGGACATTCTGGTGCAATAGAAGCATATCTGTGTCTCACAGAAATTGGGAATGTTAAAGGTTGTGCTGGGAAGGTCCCTGTTGATTactccatttctttctctgcaaatgCACGTGCACATGCAtgctctgcttctgccagcagcctgctaGAAATCCCAGCAGACAAGCCTGTCTTCACTATTAACTGATCTTTGAAAATACCAACTTGATACCGTGTGTCTGTATTTAAGTGGCAGATGTACAGCCTTGGTGTTTTGCTTCTTGcgggttttatttctcatctgaTTTACTAGTAACTTGatggcatttgctttttttagaaaataaaagaaatcaccTATATGCACTCTGAAGGTATCCTGGCTGGTGAGCTGAAACATGGGCCATTAGCCCTAATAGACAAACAAATGCCTGTTATCATGGTGATAATGAAGGATCCTTGTTTCACCAAGTGCCAGAATGCTCTGCAACAGGTCACTGCTCGACAGGTAAGCTGTTTAACTAATACAGTGTCATAGGGAGATTGTGCACGTTGTATTGCTGCTGACTTGTGCTTCAGAATAAGGATGTAttggtgactttttttcttttctaattattaagttataaatatgatgCTATATCTGCATTACAGGTTGTCATTACAAGTTAACAGCAGTAGTGAAAACTGATTGTATGTGGGCTATTtagggggtttttgtttgttttgaagcaaATGGTATAACAGTAAAACCCTACAGATGAAAATATTCAACTCTCACAAAATAGTGAATGGCAAAAGTCATTATGCAAGACTGGCATTTTCTTTGTTGGCAACCTGAGCATCTTCAAACATACAAGCGTGTTGTGAACCAGTACTTCAAAGTATTTCTAAGCCACTTAACactgcaaaattttattttcagggtCGTCCAATCATTCTGTGTTCTAAAGAAGACACAGAAAGCTCAAAATTTGCCTACAAAACCATTGAGCTGCCTCATACAGTTGACTGCCTTCAAGGAGTCTTGAGTGTTATTCCTCTCCAGTTACTTTCGTTCCA from Falco biarmicus isolate bFalBia1 chromosome 8, bFalBia1.pri, whole genome shotgun sequence includes:
- the GFPT2 gene encoding glutamine--fructose-6-phosphate aminotransferase [isomerizing] 2; translation: MCGIFAYLNYKVPRTRKEIFETLIKGLQRLEYRGYDSAGVAIDGNNNEDKERFIKLVKKRGKVKALEEELYKQDDLDSKTDFETHFGIAHTRWATHGVPSAINSHPQRSDKRNEFVVIHNGIITNYKDLRKFLESKGYEFESETDTETIPKLIKYMYDNRESEDTSFSALVERVIQQLEGAFALVFKSVHYPGEAVATRRGSPLLIGVRSKYKLSTEQVPVLYRTCNIENVKNMCNSRMKRLDSSTCLHAVGDKAVEFFFASDASAIIEHTNRVIFLEDDDIAAVTDGKLSIHRLERSASDDPSRAIQTLQMELQQIMKGNFSAFMQKEIFEQPESVVNTMRGRVNFESSTVLLGGLKDHLKEIRRCRRLIIIGCGTSYHAAVATRQVLEELTELPVMVELASDFLDRNTPVFRDDVCFFISQSGETADTLMALRYCKERRALTVGITNTVGSSISRETDCGVHINAGPEIGVASTKAYTSQFVSLVMFGLMMSEDRISLQKRRQEIISGLKSLPEMIKEVLSLDEKIHDLALELYKQRSLLVMGRGYNYATCLEGALKIKEITYMHSEGILAGELKHGPLALIDKQMPVIMVIMKDPCFTKCQNALQQVTARQGRPIILCSKEDTESSKFAYKTIELPHTVDCLQGVLSVIPLQLLSFHLAVLRGYDVDFPRNLAKSVTVE